The following proteins are co-located in the Triticum aestivum cultivar Chinese Spring chromosome 1A, IWGSC CS RefSeq v2.1, whole genome shotgun sequence genome:
- the LOC123147366 gene encoding uncharacterized protein: protein MVLLHLGAHRATMVPPDCRRSAGPKPRSCVRRSFSTEGHEQSPVTGSRMAPPWSGRWCRPDSSLPGKSDGTVVNHLDSILSRVGSKSLRLPVIRTLPRSGGSCGQAHKTTCHRQEAYATL, encoded by the exons ATGGTTCTCTTGCATCTGG GAGCTCACCGAGCAACCATGGTGCCACCAGACTGTCGCCGTTCTGCGGGGCCAAAGCCGCGCAGCTGCGTCCGTCGGTCGTTCTCGACAGAGGGCCACGAGCAGAGCCCTGTCACGGGAAGTCGGATGGCTCCACCGTGGTCTGGCCGGTGGTGCCGCCCGGACTCCTCACTTCCTGGCAAGTCGGATGGCACCGTGGTTAATCATCTTGATTCGATTCTTTCTCGGGTCGGGTCGAAGTCCCTGCGTCTTCCTGTCATTCGCACTTTGCCTAG GTCAGGCGGCTCATGTGGGCAGGCCCATAAGACGACGTGCCATCGGCAGGAAGCATATGCAACTCTTTAG